A stretch of the Sphingomonas sp. CL5.1 genome encodes the following:
- a CDS encoding SgcJ/EcaC family oxidoreductase, whose protein sequence is MSHDSDRVAAVARAWSAAATPWDADALAALYSTDALLFGGRAGHSVGVAEIGEYFRSYDGVIQSGSLDLFNQRIARIGETALLAQGFCTFAFVLAGGRDTRSVLRATWLLDWGDGRTLIRAHHFSPVPEAPPLGD, encoded by the coding sequence ATGAGCCACGATTCCGATCGCGTCGCCGCCGTCGCGCGGGCGTGGAGCGCGGCCGCGACGCCGTGGGATGCTGACGCTCTCGCCGCGCTATACTCCACCGACGCGCTGCTGTTCGGCGGCCGCGCGGGCCATTCGGTCGGCGTGGCGGAGATAGGCGAATATTTCCGCAGCTATGATGGCGTGATCCAGTCCGGCTCGCTCGACCTGTTCAATCAGCGGATCGCGCGGATCGGCGAGACGGCGCTGCTCGCGCAGGGCTTCTGCACCTTCGCGTTCGTGCTGGCTGGCGGGCGCGATACGCGCTCGGTCCTGCGCGCCACCTGGCTGCTTGACTGGGGCGACGGGCGGACGCTGATCCGCGCCCACCATTTCTCGCCCGTGCCCGAAGCGCCGCCGCTGGGCGATTAG
- a CDS encoding MaoC family dehydratase gives MAVNYQELATGKYYEELEPGMVFRHSITRTVTEADNLMFSALTYNCAWLHMDDEYCKTTIYGKRLVNSLFTLALACGVTAGDTTLGTTLGNLGFSDIKFPKPVFIGDTLYVETEILGRRESRSRPDTGIVEFETRARNQRDELVCSLRRTGLMMKKSALQAA, from the coding sequence ATGGCCGTGAATTATCAGGAACTGGCGACCGGCAAATATTATGAGGAGCTGGAGCCGGGCATGGTGTTCAGGCATTCGATCACCCGCACGGTGACGGAAGCCGACAACCTCATGTTCAGCGCGCTCACTTACAATTGCGCGTGGCTGCACATGGACGACGAGTATTGCAAGACGACCATCTACGGCAAGCGCCTCGTCAACAGCCTGTTCACGCTGGCGCTGGCGTGCGGCGTGACGGCGGGAGACACGACGCTGGGCACGACGCTGGGCAACCTCGGCTTTTCGGACATCAAATTCCCCAAGCCGGTGTTCATCGGCGACACGCTGTACGTCGAGACGGAGATCCTCGGCCGCCGCGAGTCCAGGTCCCGCCCCGACACCGGCATCGTCGAGTTCGAGACGCGCGCGCGCAACCAGCGCGACGAGTTGGTGTGCAGCCTGCGCCGCACCGGGCTGATGATGAAGAAAAGCGCGCTCCAGGCGGCGTGA
- a CDS encoding acyl-CoA dehydrogenase family protein — translation MDYSLSGDQQAIIEAAEKICEKFGLDYWLERDLKGGFPEEYFQEVARGGWLGIAMPEEYGGAGLGITEAALFLRTVAAGGGALAAASAIHMNIFGLHPVVLFGTEEQKRRILPPFTRGETKACFAVTEPDTGLNTTKLKVKAELKGDKYYITGKKVFISTAQVAGHMLILARTTPIEQVKKRTEGLSLFYTRLDRDYVQIREIEKMGRKAVDTNELFIDGLPVPVEDRIGEEGKGLEYIFHGMNAERCLVGAEAVGIGQAAIRLATQYAKDRIVFDRPIGMNQGIQHPLAQSWAELEAANHMIMAAASMLDRGLPCGTEANAAKLLASQAGMKACQTAILTHGGFGYAKEYHVERFLREMWVPFIAPVSPQLILSNIAERKLGLPKSY, via the coding sequence ATGGATTATTCGCTAAGCGGCGATCAGCAGGCGATCATCGAGGCGGCCGAGAAGATCTGCGAGAAGTTCGGCCTCGATTATTGGCTGGAGCGCGATCTGAAGGGCGGCTTCCCGGAGGAATATTTCCAGGAGGTGGCGCGCGGCGGCTGGCTCGGCATCGCCATGCCGGAGGAATATGGCGGCGCCGGGCTGGGGATCACGGAAGCGGCGCTGTTCCTGCGCACCGTGGCGGCGGGCGGCGGCGCGCTGGCGGCGGCATCGGCGATCCACATGAACATCTTCGGCCTGCATCCCGTCGTGCTCTTCGGCACCGAGGAGCAGAAGCGCCGCATCCTGCCGCCCTTCACGCGCGGCGAGACCAAGGCATGCTTCGCCGTCACCGAGCCGGACACCGGCCTCAACACCACCAAGCTGAAGGTTAAGGCGGAGCTGAAGGGCGACAAATATTACATCACCGGCAAGAAGGTGTTCATCTCCACCGCGCAAGTGGCTGGGCACATGCTGATCCTCGCGCGCACCACGCCGATCGAGCAGGTGAAGAAGCGCACCGAGGGCCTCAGCCTGTTCTACACCAGGCTCGATCGCGACTACGTCCAGATCCGCGAGATCGAGAAGATGGGCCGCAAGGCTGTCGACACCAACGAGCTGTTCATCGACGGCCTGCCCGTGCCGGTGGAGGACCGGATCGGCGAGGAGGGCAAGGGCCTCGAGTATATCTTCCACGGCATGAATGCCGAGCGCTGTCTGGTCGGCGCAGAGGCGGTCGGCATCGGGCAGGCGGCGATCCGGCTCGCGACGCAATATGCCAAGGACCGCATCGTGTTCGATCGCCCGATCGGCATGAACCAGGGTATCCAGCACCCGCTCGCGCAGAGCTGGGCCGAACTGGAGGCGGCGAACCATATGATCATGGCCGCCGCGAGCATGCTCGACAGGGGGCTGCCGTGCGGCACCGAGGCGAATGCCGCCAAGCTGCTCGCCTCGCAGGCCGGCATGAAGGCATGCCAGACCGCGATCCTGACGCATGGCGGCTTCGGTTACGCCAAGGAATATCATGTCGAGCGCTTCCTGCGCGAAATGTGGGTGCCGTTCATCGCGCCGGTCAGCCCGCAGCTCATCCTCAGCAACATCGCCGAGCGCAAGCTCGGCCTGCCCAAATCCTATTGA
- a CDS encoding aldehyde dehydrogenase, with the protein MARMETSSIIAARDRLGVRPGLLYIDGAWLDGGEGRYDQIHPAINEVVTSFIEAGRSGVDAAVAAARRAFDAGPWPHMAARERKRILQPIVEAIYAAEDEIAELQTLDNGMPITFSKGGRVSGRVAADMFDHYAGWIDKITGETFPQYTGTTNLHYLTFREPIGVVAAITPWNGPVLTFAMKVAPALACGNTIVLKPSELAGLAIAKLADILARSDLPPGVFNLVTGGPATGEALSTHPGVDKVSFTGSPLVGEKIMSTAGSNMKRLTLELGGKSAALVFPDTRDVRVAARNLMGLCSTFLSGQVCSTPTRALVHRSILDEFVHHAAEQVREVRLGDPFDPATTSAPIISKRQLERVLGYIDIGRWEGARLVFGGDRPGGDLADGNWVNPALFVDVDNNMRIAREEIFGPVLCVIPFEEEADAIRIANDSDYGLSGGIYTTDLTRAFRVAKAMRTGSVGVNGYSVMPNSPAGGIKRSGLGREGGWATIEEFTEVKTVMLNLDA; encoded by the coding sequence ATGGCAAGGATGGAAACCAGCAGCATCATCGCGGCGCGCGACCGGCTGGGGGTGCGGCCGGGGCTGTTATATATCGACGGTGCATGGCTCGATGGCGGCGAGGGGCGATACGACCAGATCCACCCCGCGATCAACGAGGTGGTGACGAGCTTCATCGAGGCGGGGCGCAGCGGGGTGGACGCGGCGGTGGCGGCGGCGCGGCGCGCGTTCGACGCGGGGCCGTGGCCGCACATGGCCGCCCGCGAGCGCAAGCGCATCCTCCAGCCGATCGTCGAGGCGATCTACGCCGCCGAGGACGAGATCGCCGAACTTCAGACGCTCGACAACGGCATGCCGATCACCTTCAGCAAGGGCGGGCGCGTCTCGGGGCGGGTCGCGGCCGACATGTTCGATCACTACGCTGGGTGGATCGACAAGATCACCGGCGAGACCTTCCCGCAATATACCGGCACGACCAACCTCCATTACCTGACCTTCCGCGAACCGATCGGCGTGGTCGCGGCGATCACGCCATGGAACGGGCCGGTGTTGACCTTCGCGATGAAGGTCGCGCCGGCATTGGCTTGTGGCAATACGATCGTCCTGAAGCCGTCGGAACTGGCGGGACTGGCGATCGCCAAGCTCGCCGATATCCTCGCGCGATCCGATCTGCCGCCGGGGGTGTTCAACCTCGTCACCGGCGGGCCGGCGACTGGCGAGGCGCTCTCCACCCATCCCGGCGTCGACAAGGTGAGCTTCACCGGCAGCCCGCTGGTCGGCGAGAAGATCATGTCGACGGCCGGGAGCAACATGAAGCGGCTGACGCTGGAGCTGGGCGGCAAAAGCGCGGCGCTGGTGTTCCCGGATACGCGCGACGTGCGGGTGGCGGCGCGCAACCTGATGGGGCTATGCTCTACCTTCCTGTCGGGGCAGGTGTGCTCGACGCCGACGCGGGCGCTGGTGCACCGCTCGATCCTCGACGAGTTCGTCCACCATGCCGCCGAGCAGGTACGCGAGGTGCGCCTCGGCGACCCGTTCGACCCGGCGACCACTTCCGCCCCGATCATCTCGAAACGGCAGCTGGAGCGCGTGCTCGGTTATATCGATATCGGGCGCTGGGAGGGCGCGCGGCTGGTGTTCGGCGGCGACCGGCCGGGCGGCGATCTCGCCGACGGCAATTGGGTCAACCCGGCGCTGTTCGTCGATGTCGACAATAACATGCGTATCGCGCGGGAGGAGATATTCGGTCCCGTCCTGTGCGTCATCCCGTTCGAGGAGGAGGCGGACGCGATCCGCATCGCCAACGATAGCGATTATGGCCTGTCCGGCGGCATCTACACCACAGATCTCACGCGCGCGTTCCGTGTGGCCAAGGCGATGCGCACCGGGTCGGTCGGCGTCAACGGCTATTCGGTGATGCCCAACTCGCCCGCGGGCGGGATCAAGCGCTCCGGCCTCGGCCGTGAGGGCGGCTGGGCGACGATCGAGGAGTTCACCGAGGTCAAGACGGTCATGCTCAACCTCGATGCGTAA
- a CDS encoding MmgE/PrpD family protein produces the protein MSANAAASKPGAIVRPALEEAILDFIEGFSIANLTDDVRFAARRLMQDQIANQVACSQLPWSVNTLEFARSQARPGVSTVTVYGDRMSAIDAAFVNATFGHAFEYDDAHRESASHPGACVVPAALAMGEETGASADETLAAMVVGYEVYTRIGSLAAPELLSRGYHPHCMLANFGAAAIAARLMRLGREQTGHALAIAMSHASGTTEYTSGGGSIKRVHSGIGASGGIRAAQMAAHGITGPVACLTGGKGFYRTFLDMAVGDEAAARFGRDRPLEIGKAWFKPYLCCGCIHAYIDAVAPYAGRATEIEGIDVRIQRSANVPVGTKNANAYAPTMIEHVQYSLPVQLAFTLLGRGNGYQVHRDAQHDLLDLSDQGEILRTARKVRMTEDPELDLRYPGKFVADVTLRFADGSSRPVFVEDSTGTIENPMSQEQLDAKFRELAVEVLGIEKAEALLDGIRCFGGSGKVADFTALLVR, from the coding sequence ATGTCCGCCAACGCCGCCGCATCGAAGCCGGGCGCCATTGTCCGCCCCGCGCTGGAAGAAGCGATTCTCGATTTCATCGAGGGCTTTTCGATCGCCAACCTGACGGACGACGTGCGCTTCGCCGCGCGCCGGCTGATGCAGGACCAGATCGCCAACCAGGTCGCCTGTTCGCAGCTTCCCTGGTCGGTGAACACGCTCGAGTTCGCCCGCTCGCAGGCGCGGCCCGGCGTCTCGACGGTAACCGTCTATGGCGACCGGATGAGCGCGATCGATGCCGCGTTCGTCAATGCGACGTTCGGCCACGCCTTCGAATATGACGACGCGCATCGCGAGAGCGCCAGCCATCCCGGCGCGTGCGTCGTTCCCGCCGCGCTGGCAATGGGCGAGGAAACGGGCGCCAGCGCGGACGAGACGCTGGCGGCGATGGTCGTCGGCTATGAGGTCTATACGCGCATCGGCTCGCTCGCCGCGCCGGAGTTGCTGTCGCGTGGCTATCATCCGCATTGCATGCTGGCGAATTTCGGCGCGGCGGCGATCGCGGCGCGGCTGATGAGGCTGGGCCGCGAGCAGACCGGGCACGCGCTCGCCATCGCGATGAGCCACGCTTCCGGCACCACCGAATATACGTCGGGCGGCGGCTCGATCAAACGCGTCCACTCAGGGATCGGCGCCAGCGGCGGCATCCGCGCGGCGCAGATGGCGGCGCATGGCATCACCGGGCCGGTCGCCTGTCTCACCGGCGGCAAGGGCTTCTATCGCACCTTCCTCGACATGGCGGTGGGCGACGAAGCGGCGGCGCGGTTCGGCCGCGATCGGCCGCTGGAGATCGGCAAGGCATGGTTCAAGCCATATCTCTGCTGCGGCTGTATCCATGCCTATATCGATGCCGTTGCGCCCTATGCCGGGCGCGCGACTGAGATCGAGGGCATCGACGTGCGCATCCAGCGATCGGCCAACGTGCCGGTCGGCACGAAGAACGCCAACGCCTATGCCCCGACGATGATCGAACATGTGCAATACAGCCTGCCGGTGCAGCTTGCCTTCACCCTGCTCGGCCGGGGCAACGGCTATCAGGTGCATCGCGACGCGCAGCACGATCTGCTCGACCTTTCCGATCAGGGCGAGATCCTGCGCACCGCGCGCAAGGTGCGGATGACCGAGGACCCGGAGCTGGATCTGCGCTATCCGGGCAAATTCGTCGCCGATGTGACGCTGCGCTTCGCCGACGGTTCGTCGCGGCCGGTGTTCGTCGAGGACTCGACCGGCACGATCGAAAATCCGATGAGTCAGGAACAGCTTGACGCCAAGTTCCGCGAGCTTGCGGTCGAGGTGCTGGGCATCGAAAAGGCCGAGGCGCTGCTCGACGGCATCCGCTGCTTCGGCGGGAGCGGCAAGGTCGCGGACTTCACCGCGCTGCTGGTCCGCTAA
- a CDS encoding CaiB/BaiF CoA-transferase family protein, which yields MQRPLEGIRVLDLTVALAGPYGSLLLGGMGAEVIRVESPSGGDIARTNPPYVGDHGFHFGAPEEGDVSLTILNRARNKKSVTIDLKSAEGRALLLDLAKHADVVIENMSEGATGRLGVAYDDIAAVNPAIVYASIKAFGEPSIYPGTKGMDIIVQALSGIMDVTGFADGPPTRFGLPIADLLAPLYACNGILAALIQRGRTGKGQHVEVSMLDCLASLMAEEHFDIFSGAGYPTRSGNFTDRLVPFGVYETSDGHVAIVAFSPAWMRGLFETMGRPDILDDSRFATRGPRMKHASELNAMIQQWTRGHRTEEVVSLLIARQVPCGPVRTALEVLGDPRLRERGAVVELEHPRHGKVGATGMGLPIRFSAAQVGFDRPAEELGASNEAVFGGMLGLGAGEIAALKARGAI from the coding sequence ATGCAACGACCGCTCGAGGGAATCCGCGTTCTCGATCTCACCGTGGCGCTCGCCGGGCCTTACGGATCGCTGCTGCTGGGCGGCATGGGGGCGGAAGTGATCCGGGTGGAATCCCCCTCCGGTGGCGATATCGCGCGCACCAACCCGCCCTATGTCGGCGACCACGGCTTTCACTTCGGCGCGCCGGAGGAAGGCGACGTTTCGCTCACGATCCTCAACCGCGCGCGCAACAAGAAAAGCGTGACGATCGACCTGAAATCGGCGGAGGGCCGCGCGCTGCTGCTCGACCTCGCGAAACATGCCGATGTGGTGATCGAGAATATGAGCGAGGGGGCGACCGGTCGCCTCGGCGTCGCTTATGACGATATCGCGGCGGTCAATCCGGCGATCGTCTATGCCTCGATCAAGGCGTTCGGGGAGCCGAGCATCTATCCGGGCACCAAGGGCATGGATATCATCGTCCAGGCGCTGTCGGGCATCATGGACGTGACGGGCTTCGCGGACGGGCCGCCGACCCGCTTCGGCCTGCCGATCGCGGACCTGCTCGCGCCGCTCTATGCCTGCAACGGCATCCTCGCGGCGCTGATCCAGCGCGGGCGGACCGGCAAGGGACAGCATGTCGAGGTGTCGATGCTCGATTGCCTCGCCTCGCTGATGGCGGAGGAGCATTTCGATATCTTCAGCGGCGCCGGCTATCCGACGCGCTCGGGCAATTTCACCGACCGGCTGGTGCCCTTCGGCGTCTATGAGACCAGCGACGGGCATGTCGCGATCGTCGCGTTCAGCCCCGCCTGGATGCGCGGGCTGTTCGAGACGATGGGTCGCCCCGACATCCTCGACGATTCGCGCTTCGCCACGCGCGGACCGCGCATGAAGCACGCGAGCGAACTGAACGCGATGATCCAGCAATGGACGCGCGGCCACCGCACCGAGGAGGTCGTGTCGCTGCTGATCGCGCGGCAGGTGCCGTGCGGCCCGGTGCGCACCGCGCTGGAGGTGCTGGGCGATCCCCGTCTGCGCGAGCGCGGCGCGGTGGTCGAGCTGGAGCATCCGCGCCACGGCAAGGTCGGCGCGACGGGCATGGGCCTGCCGATCCGCTTCTCCGCCGCGCAGGTGGGGTTCGATCGCCCCGCGGAGGAACTGGGCGCGTCGAACGAGGCGGTATTCGGCGGGATGCTTGGCCTGGGCGCGGGGGAGATCGCCGCGCTGAAGGCGCGTGGCGCGATCTGA
- a CDS encoding CaiB/BaiF CoA-transferase family protein, whose protein sequence is MGPLGDLRIIEIAGLGPTPSCGMLLGDMGADVIRVDRIASADLPVELPTRFNLRDRNKRSVAIDLKRSEGLAALLRLVEQADVLIEGFRPGVAERLGLGPEVCLARQRGLVYARATGWGQDGPLARDAGHDINYVALTGALDLIGPPGGDPVVPLNLLGDYAGGAAYLAFGIMCAVHEARRSGEGQVVDGAIIDGTTSLLTMFHAMRQADQLLPERGANLLDGGAPFYTTYRTKDGKHVAIGALEGRFYAALIARLGLDAAALPDRGDRAGWPALRDILADTFARRTREEWVAIFADCPDACFSPVLTLEEAATHPHNRARGMLVEFDGLQHPRPAPRLSRTPGAISGRPPRVGEQTRGALADWGFDAAEIADGMAKGVFLDSGS, encoded by the coding sequence ATGGGTCCGCTGGGCGATCTCAGGATAATCGAAATCGCGGGTCTCGGCCCGACGCCGTCGTGCGGGATGCTGCTCGGCGACATGGGCGCGGACGTGATCCGCGTCGACCGCATCGCCAGCGCCGATCTTCCCGTCGAGCTGCCGACGCGCTTCAACCTGCGCGATCGCAACAAACGCTCGGTCGCGATCGACCTCAAGCGCTCGGAGGGGCTGGCCGCGTTGCTCCGGCTGGTGGAGCAGGCGGACGTCCTGATCGAAGGCTTCCGTCCCGGCGTGGCGGAGCGGCTCGGTCTGGGCCCGGAGGTTTGCCTCGCGCGGCAACGAGGGCTGGTCTATGCCCGCGCGACCGGCTGGGGGCAGGATGGCCCGCTGGCACGGGATGCCGGGCACGACATCAACTATGTCGCGCTTACCGGCGCGCTCGACCTGATCGGGCCGCCGGGCGGCGATCCGGTCGTGCCGCTCAACCTGCTGGGCGATTATGCCGGCGGCGCGGCTTATCTCGCGTTCGGCATCATGTGCGCGGTGCATGAAGCGCGGCGATCGGGCGAGGGACAGGTCGTGGACGGCGCGATCATCGACGGGACGACGAGCCTGCTCACCATGTTCCATGCGATGCGCCAGGCCGATCAACTCCTCCCCGAACGCGGCGCGAACCTGCTCGACGGCGGCGCGCCCTTCTACACGACTTACCGAACGAAAGACGGCAAGCACGTCGCGATCGGCGCGCTGGAAGGGCGGTTCTACGCGGCGCTGATCGCCCGGCTCGGGCTGGACGCCGCCGCCTTGCCCGATCGCGGCGACCGCGCCGGCTGGCCGGCGCTGCGCGACATCCTCGCCGACACCTTCGCGCGGCGAACGCGCGAGGAATGGGTCGCGATCTTCGCGGACTGCCCCGATGCCTGCTTCTCGCCGGTGCTGACGCTGGAGGAAGCCGCCACGCATCCGCACAATCGCGCGCGCGGCATGCTCGTGGAATTCGACGGGCTGCAACACCCCCGCCCCGCCCCGCGTCTGTCGCGCACGCCCGGCGCGATCAGCGGGCGACCGCCGCGCGTGGGCGAGCAGACGCGCGGGGCGCTGGCCGACTGGGGCTTCGACGCCGCCGAGATCGCTGACGGCATGGCGAAGGGCGTGTTCCTCGACTCCGGCTCCTGA
- a CDS encoding CaiB/BaiF CoA-transferase family protein, giving the protein MSAILESVRILDFGRYIAGPFCAGLLADIGAEVIRIERPGGGDDRYLMPATRDGEGAMFLQSNRGKKSLTLDIGAPAARPVLERLIASADIVIANFSTGALRHFGMDYDALKAIRPDIILTTVGAFDARSDMAEAVGFDGVGQAISGAIYLTGEPDRPYRSATSYVDYSTAISAAFGTLAALIRRMRTGEGGLVEATLAGTALNIMNPVLMEQEAGANVRAPIANRSPIAGPSDMFRARDGWFVMQVIGQGMFRRWTKMIGRADLLDDPRFANDIQRGRNGAELSTIMAEWAADRGRDECLATIASFNIGASPVLTPADVIGGAMGLHDTYFRKVDYPGTDGVSLARPLASIGPDAAEMPRRPPLLGEHSDELLAGLGLDRAEIAALRGAGVV; this is encoded by the coding sequence GTGAGTGCAATCCTGGAAAGTGTGCGCATCCTCGATTTCGGCCGGTATATCGCCGGGCCGTTCTGTGCAGGGCTGCTGGCGGATATCGGCGCGGAGGTGATCCGCATCGAGCGCCCTGGCGGTGGAGACGACCGCTACCTGATGCCGGCGACGCGCGACGGGGAAGGGGCGATGTTCCTCCAGTCGAACCGGGGCAAGAAATCGCTGACGCTGGATATCGGCGCGCCTGCCGCGAGGCCGGTGCTGGAGCGGCTGATCGCGAGCGCCGATATCGTGATCGCCAATTTCTCGACCGGAGCGCTCAGGCATTTCGGGATGGATTACGATGCGCTCAAGGCGATCCGGCCCGATATCATCCTGACGACGGTCGGCGCGTTCGACGCGCGGAGCGACATGGCCGAGGCGGTCGGCTTCGACGGCGTGGGGCAGGCGATCAGCGGGGCGATCTACCTCACCGGCGAGCCGGACCGGCCGTATCGCTCGGCGACCTCCTATGTCGATTATTCGACCGCCATCTCGGCCGCGTTCGGCACGCTCGCCGCGCTGATCCGCCGGATGCGCACCGGTGAAGGCGGCCTGGTGGAAGCGACGCTCGCCGGCACCGCGCTCAATATCATGAACCCGGTGCTGATGGAGCAGGAGGCGGGCGCCAACGTTCGCGCGCCGATCGCCAACCGCAGCCCGATCGCCGGCCCGTCCGACATGTTCCGCGCGCGCGACGGCTGGTTCGTCATGCAGGTGATCGGGCAGGGCATGTTCAGGCGCTGGACGAAGATGATCGGCCGGGCGGACCTGCTCGACGATCCGCGCTTCGCCAACGATATCCAGCGCGGCCGCAACGGCGCGGAACTGAGCACGATCATGGCGGAATGGGCGGCTGACCGCGGCCGCGACGAGTGCCTCGCGACGATCGCCTCGTTCAACATCGGCGCCAGCCCCGTGCTTACCCCGGCCGATGTGATCGGCGGGGCGATGGGGCTGCATGACACCTATTTCCGTAAGGTGGACTATCCCGGCACGGACGGGGTGTCGCTAGCCCGTCCGCTGGCGAGCATCGGTCCCGACGCGGCGGAGATGCCAAGGCGTCCGCCGCTGCTGGGAGAGCATAGCGACGAATTGCTGGCCGGATTGGGGCTGGATCGAGCGGAAATTGCCGCGTTGCGTGGCGCGGGGGTGGTCTGA
- a CDS encoding CoA ester lyase yields the protein MALKPTRSFMFVPGNKESMIEKSAKAGADALILDLEDSVPHAEKAAARDLVASKIDWLVEQGQRLYVRINRSPHLYDLDDLLAVVRPGVEGIYISKPNGYEDVVTASSMISEAEWRNGVALGSLGLIPLLETAKALQDAYEIACVPRVTAIVGATAKNADVARALNTVWSPEGRETLYLKSRIVMAARAAGKRPIGGVWQQVRDLDGLRASSLNDRALGMDGELALHPSNVPVINEVYSPSQEDVAYYRGMIAALEEAQANGRASVIYDGEHIDIAHVKTAHDIIALAEAFD from the coding sequence ATGGCATTGAAGCCAACCCGTTCCTTCATGTTCGTCCCCGGCAACAAGGAGAGCATGATCGAGAAGTCGGCCAAGGCCGGCGCCGACGCGTTGATCCTCGATCTGGAGGATAGCGTGCCCCATGCCGAAAAGGCCGCCGCGCGCGATCTGGTGGCGAGCAAGATCGACTGGCTGGTCGAGCAGGGCCAGCGCCTCTACGTGCGCATCAACCGCAGCCCGCATCTCTACGATCTCGACGACCTGCTCGCGGTAGTGAGGCCGGGCGTTGAGGGCATCTATATCTCCAAGCCGAACGGCTATGAGGATGTCGTCACCGCATCCTCGATGATCTCCGAGGCGGAATGGCGCAATGGCGTGGCGCTCGGTTCGCTCGGCCTGATCCCGCTGCTGGAGACGGCGAAGGCGTTGCAGGACGCTTATGAGATCGCATGCGTGCCGCGCGTCACCGCGATCGTCGGCGCGACCGCCAAGAACGCCGATGTGGCGCGGGCGCTCAACACGGTGTGGTCGCCGGAAGGGCGGGAAACGCTCTACCTCAAGTCGCGCATCGTCATGGCGGCGCGCGCGGCGGGCAAGCGCCCGATCGGCGGCGTGTGGCAGCAGGTCCGCGACCTCGACGGGCTGCGCGCCTCGTCACTCAACGACCGCGCGCTCGGCATGGACGGCGAACTGGCGCTGCACCCGTCGAACGTGCCGGTCATCAACGAGGTCTACAGCCCGTCGCAGGAGGACGTGGCTTATTATCGCGGCATGATCGCCGCGCTGGAGGAGGCGCAGGCGAATGGCCGCGCCTCGGTGATCTATGACGGCGAGCATATCGACATCGCCCACGTCAAGACCGCGCACGACATCATCGCGCTCGCCGAAGCATTCGATTGA
- a CDS encoding TetR/AcrR family transcriptional regulator codes for MSDVEPKEKKKAQKKGDITRATILAAAARRFAEKGYADCSLRDIAALSGLKAGSVYYHFPSKEVLLDEVLLAGIERLTKTVLQHVAALGEQAGPTERLRTMIRAHVTCFLDVRDDANTYLRIYEYLPPVMKRRTRSNRLAYAQLWFDVFDRGVKDGEFSAAIDRVTFISFLLDSMNGVIEWFRPSRMTIDGVCDMIESSMLEGILTNEARTSGLSRRRELAR; via the coding sequence TTGTCTGACGTCGAGCCGAAGGAAAAGAAAAAGGCCCAGAAAAAGGGCGATATCACCCGCGCCACCATCCTGGCGGCGGCGGCGAGGCGCTTTGCCGAGAAGGGCTATGCCGATTGCTCGCTACGCGACATCGCGGCGCTGAGCGGGCTGAAAGCGGGAAGCGTCTATTATCACTTCCCATCCAAGGAGGTGCTGCTCGACGAGGTATTGCTTGCCGGTATCGAACGGCTGACCAAGACGGTGCTGCAGCATGTCGCCGCGCTGGGCGAGCAGGCGGGTCCGACGGAGCGATTGCGCACGATGATCCGCGCGCATGTCACCTGCTTCCTCGATGTGCGCGACGACGCCAACACCTATCTGCGCATCTACGAATACCTGCCGCCGGTGATGAAGCGACGCACGCGAAGCAATCGGCTCGCCTATGCCCAGCTCTGGTTCGACGTGTTCGATCGCGGCGTGAAGGACGGCGAATTTTCGGCCGCGATCGACCGCGTCACCTTCATATCCTTCCTGCTCGATTCGATGAACGGCGTGATTGAATGGTTCCGCCCCTCGCGCATGACGATCGATGGCGTGTGCGACATGATCGAATCCTCCATGCTCGAAGGAATATTGACCAACGAGGCACGCACCAGCGGCTTGTCCCGACGACGCGAGTTGGCGCGCTGA